One genomic window of Mustela lutreola isolate mMusLut2 chromosome 14, mMusLut2.pri, whole genome shotgun sequence includes the following:
- the MSTO1 gene encoding protein misato homolog 1 isoform X3: MAGGAREVLTLQLGHFAGFVGAHWWNQQDAALCAPSEAAAPPAELCPDVLYRAGRTPHGRETYTPRLILMDLKGSLSSLKQEGGLYGDAQLDAAIAWQGKLTTHKEELCPKNPYLQDLRSAEGVLSSDESSVRVWSDFLRVHLHPRSICMIHKYNHDGEAGRLEAFGQGESILKEPRYLEELEDRLHFYVEECDFLQGFQILCDLHNGFSGVGAKATELLQDEYSGRGIITWGLLPGPYSLREPQKNVFRLLNTAFGLVHMSAHSSLVCPLSLGRSLGLRPEPPVTFPHLQYDATLPFHCAAVLATTLDTVTVPYRLRSSPVSMAHLADLLNFSGKKVVTAAATIPFPLVPGQSLPDALVQLGGPAAWTPLSACGGPCGTRCFALSVVLRGLDGARHTSRLAPGTALPSPLHACTTGEDVLAQYLQQQEPRVRSSAHLLLAPCNVVPPYPRLFSPSLSQHGLVLDGSPPGAAVESIPVLGALCSSSTLSQTLGDLARDLSTLDVRRWASFLDAGVEQADVEEALEELGSLAQCYRGEDSLTD; encoded by the exons ATGGCGGGCGGGGCTCGGGAGGTGCTCACGCTGCAGCTGGGCCACTTCGCGGGGTTCGTGGGCGCGCACTGGTGGAACCAGCAG GATGCCGCGCTGTGCGCCCCGAGCGAGGCCGCCGCGCCGCCGGCCGAGCTGTGTCCCGACGTCCTGTACCGGGCGGGCCGGACGCCGCACGGCCGGGAGACCTACACGCCGCGGCTCATCCTCATGGATCTGAAGG GTAGTCTGAGCTCCCTGAAGCAGGAAGGTGGCCTCTACGGGGACGCGCAGCTGGATGCGGCGATCGCCTG GCAGGGAAAGCTCACCACACACAAGGAGGAGCTCTGTCCCAAGAACCCGTATCTCCAGGATCTCCGGAGTGCCGAG GGAGTGCTGAGTAGTGACG AGAGCAGCGTCCGAGTCTGGTCTGATTTCCTCCGCGTCCACCTCCACCCCCGGAGCATCTGTATGATTCACAAGTACAACCACGATGG GGAAGCAGGTCGCCTGGAGGCTTTTGGCCAAGGCGAGAGCATCCTGAAGGAGCCCAGGTAcctggaggagctggaggacAGGCTGCATTTCTATGTGGAGGAGTGTGACTTCCTGCAG GGTTTCCAGATCCTGTGTGACCTGCACAATGGCTTCTCTGGGGTAGGCGCCAAGGCCACAGAGTTGCTACAGGACGAGTATTCAGGGCGGGGAATAATAACCTGGGGCCTGCTCCCCGGCCCCTACAGTCTCCGG gagccccagaaaaacGTCTTTCGTCTGTTGAACACAGCTTTCGGCCTGGTGCACATGTCCGCTCACAGCTCTCTGGTCTGCCCCTTGTCCTTGGGCAGGAGCCTGGGGCTGCGACCTGAGCCTCCGGTCACCTTCCCTCACCTACAGTATGAC GCCACTCTGCCCTTCCACTGCGCAGCCGTGCTGGCTACAACCCTCGACACCGTCACTGTTCCTTACCGCCTGCGTTCCTCGCCAGTTTCCATGGCTCACCTGGCCGATCTGCTGAACTTCTCTGGGAAGAAG GTGGTGACGGCAGCAGCAACCATCCCCTTCCCCTTGGTCCCAGGCCAGTCCCTTCCTGATGCCCTGGTGCAGCTCGGAGGACCCGCGGCGTGgaccccactctctgcctgcggGGGTCCTTGTGGGACGCGCTGCTTTGCCCTGTCAGTGGTACTGCGGGGTCTAGACGGAGCGCGCCACACCAG CCGGCTTGCCCCGGGGACAGCTCTGCCTTCCCCGCTCCACGCGTGCACCACTGGGGAGGACGTCTTGGCCCAGTATTTGCAGCAGCAGGAGCCCAGAGTCAGGAG CTCTGCCCATCTGCTGCTGGCGCCCTGCAACGTGGTCCCCCCGTACCCCCGCCTGTTCTCCCCAAGCCTCAGCCAACACGGGCTGGTTCTGGATGGCTCGCCGCCTGGGGCAG CCGTGGAGAGCATCCCAGTTCTCGgggccctctgctcctcttctaCCCTGAGCCAGACCCTGGGAGACTTGGCTAGAGACCTCAGCACACTGGACGTGCGGCGCTGGGCCAGCTTCCTGGATGCCGGAGTGGAGCAGGCGGACGTGGAGGAGGCGCTGGAGGAGCTGGGCAGTCTGGCCCAGTGCTACCGGGGAGAGGACAGCCTCACGGACTAA
- the MSTO1 gene encoding protein misato homolog 1 isoform X2 has product MAGGAREVLTLQLGHFAGFVGAHWWNQQDAALCAPSEAAAPPAELCPDVLYRAGRTPHGRETYTPRLILMDLKGSLSSLKQEGGLYGDAQLDAAIAWQGKLTTHKEELCPKNPYLQDLRSAEGVLSSDGIWRVRSIPNGKESSVRVWSDFLRVHLHPRSICMIHKYNHDGEAGRLEAFGQGESILKEPRYLEELEDRLHFYVEECDFLQGFQILCDLHNGFSGVGAKATELLQDEYSGRGIITWGLLPGPYSLREPQKNVFRLLNTAFGLVHMSAHSSLVCPLSLGRSLGLRPEPPVTFPHLQYDATLPFHCAAVLATTLDTVTVPYRLRSSPVSMAHLADLLNFSGKKVVTAAATIPFPLVPGQSLPDALVQLGGPAAWTPLSACGGPCGTRCFALSVVLRGLDGARHTSRLAPGTALPSPLHACTTGEDVLAQYLQQQEPRVRSSAHLLLAPCNVVPPYPRLFSPSLSQHGLVLDGSPPGAAVESIPVLGALCSSSTLSQTLGDLARDLSTLDVRRWASFLDAGVEQADVEEALEELGSLAQCYRGEDSLTD; this is encoded by the exons ATGGCGGGCGGGGCTCGGGAGGTGCTCACGCTGCAGCTGGGCCACTTCGCGGGGTTCGTGGGCGCGCACTGGTGGAACCAGCAG GATGCCGCGCTGTGCGCCCCGAGCGAGGCCGCCGCGCCGCCGGCCGAGCTGTGTCCCGACGTCCTGTACCGGGCGGGCCGGACGCCGCACGGCCGGGAGACCTACACGCCGCGGCTCATCCTCATGGATCTGAAGG GTAGTCTGAGCTCCCTGAAGCAGGAAGGTGGCCTCTACGGGGACGCGCAGCTGGATGCGGCGATCGCCTG GCAGGGAAAGCTCACCACACACAAGGAGGAGCTCTGTCCCAAGAACCCGTATCTCCAGGATCTCCGGAGTGCCGAG GGAGTGCTGAGTAGTGACGGTATCTGGAGGGTCAGATCCATTCCCAATGGCAAAG AGAGCAGCGTCCGAGTCTGGTCTGATTTCCTCCGCGTCCACCTCCACCCCCGGAGCATCTGTATGATTCACAAGTACAACCACGATGG GGAAGCAGGTCGCCTGGAGGCTTTTGGCCAAGGCGAGAGCATCCTGAAGGAGCCCAGGTAcctggaggagctggaggacAGGCTGCATTTCTATGTGGAGGAGTGTGACTTCCTGCAG GGTTTCCAGATCCTGTGTGACCTGCACAATGGCTTCTCTGGGGTAGGCGCCAAGGCCACAGAGTTGCTACAGGACGAGTATTCAGGGCGGGGAATAATAACCTGGGGCCTGCTCCCCGGCCCCTACAGTCTCCGG gagccccagaaaaacGTCTTTCGTCTGTTGAACACAGCTTTCGGCCTGGTGCACATGTCCGCTCACAGCTCTCTGGTCTGCCCCTTGTCCTTGGGCAGGAGCCTGGGGCTGCGACCTGAGCCTCCGGTCACCTTCCCTCACCTACAGTATGAC GCCACTCTGCCCTTCCACTGCGCAGCCGTGCTGGCTACAACCCTCGACACCGTCACTGTTCCTTACCGCCTGCGTTCCTCGCCAGTTTCCATGGCTCACCTGGCCGATCTGCTGAACTTCTCTGGGAAGAAG GTGGTGACGGCAGCAGCAACCATCCCCTTCCCCTTGGTCCCAGGCCAGTCCCTTCCTGATGCCCTGGTGCAGCTCGGAGGACCCGCGGCGTGgaccccactctctgcctgcggGGGTCCTTGTGGGACGCGCTGCTTTGCCCTGTCAGTGGTACTGCGGGGTCTAGACGGAGCGCGCCACACCAG CCGGCTTGCCCCGGGGACAGCTCTGCCTTCCCCGCTCCACGCGTGCACCACTGGGGAGGACGTCTTGGCCCAGTATTTGCAGCAGCAGGAGCCCAGAGTCAGGAG CTCTGCCCATCTGCTGCTGGCGCCCTGCAACGTGGTCCCCCCGTACCCCCGCCTGTTCTCCCCAAGCCTCAGCCAACACGGGCTGGTTCTGGATGGCTCGCCGCCTGGGGCAG CCGTGGAGAGCATCCCAGTTCTCGgggccctctgctcctcttctaCCCTGAGCCAGACCCTGGGAGACTTGGCTAGAGACCTCAGCACACTGGACGTGCGGCGCTGGGCCAGCTTCCTGGATGCCGGAGTGGAGCAGGCGGACGTGGAGGAGGCGCTGGAGGAGCTGGGCAGTCTGGCCCAGTGCTACCGGGGAGAGGACAGCCTCACGGACTAA
- the MSTO1 gene encoding protein misato homolog 1 isoform X1, which translates to MAGGAREVLTLQLGHFAGFVGAHWWNQQDAALCAPSEAAAPPAELCPDVLYRAGRTPHGRETYTPRLILMDLKGSLSSLKQEGGLYGDAQLDAAIAWQGKLTTHKEELCPKNPYLQDLRSAEGVLSSDGIWRVRSIPNGKGPPPLATATAPKPLIPTESSVRVWSDFLRVHLHPRSICMIHKYNHDGEAGRLEAFGQGESILKEPRYLEELEDRLHFYVEECDFLQGFQILCDLHNGFSGVGAKATELLQDEYSGRGIITWGLLPGPYSLREPQKNVFRLLNTAFGLVHMSAHSSLVCPLSLGRSLGLRPEPPVTFPHLQYDATLPFHCAAVLATTLDTVTVPYRLRSSPVSMAHLADLLNFSGKKVVTAAATIPFPLVPGQSLPDALVQLGGPAAWTPLSACGGPCGTRCFALSVVLRGLDGARHTSRLAPGTALPSPLHACTTGEDVLAQYLQQQEPRVRSSAHLLLAPCNVVPPYPRLFSPSLSQHGLVLDGSPPGAAVESIPVLGALCSSSTLSQTLGDLARDLSTLDVRRWASFLDAGVEQADVEEALEELGSLAQCYRGEDSLTD; encoded by the exons ATGGCGGGCGGGGCTCGGGAGGTGCTCACGCTGCAGCTGGGCCACTTCGCGGGGTTCGTGGGCGCGCACTGGTGGAACCAGCAG GATGCCGCGCTGTGCGCCCCGAGCGAGGCCGCCGCGCCGCCGGCCGAGCTGTGTCCCGACGTCCTGTACCGGGCGGGCCGGACGCCGCACGGCCGGGAGACCTACACGCCGCGGCTCATCCTCATGGATCTGAAGG GTAGTCTGAGCTCCCTGAAGCAGGAAGGTGGCCTCTACGGGGACGCGCAGCTGGATGCGGCGATCGCCTG GCAGGGAAAGCTCACCACACACAAGGAGGAGCTCTGTCCCAAGAACCCGTATCTCCAGGATCTCCGGAGTGCCGAG GGAGTGCTGAGTAGTGACGGTATCTGGAGGGTCAGATCCATTCCCAATGGCAAAG GCCCCCCGCCGCTCGCCACGGCTACAGCACCCAAACCACTTATCCCCACAGAGAGCAGCGTCCGAGTCTGGTCTGATTTCCTCCGCGTCCACCTCCACCCCCGGAGCATCTGTATGATTCACAAGTACAACCACGATGG GGAAGCAGGTCGCCTGGAGGCTTTTGGCCAAGGCGAGAGCATCCTGAAGGAGCCCAGGTAcctggaggagctggaggacAGGCTGCATTTCTATGTGGAGGAGTGTGACTTCCTGCAG GGTTTCCAGATCCTGTGTGACCTGCACAATGGCTTCTCTGGGGTAGGCGCCAAGGCCACAGAGTTGCTACAGGACGAGTATTCAGGGCGGGGAATAATAACCTGGGGCCTGCTCCCCGGCCCCTACAGTCTCCGG gagccccagaaaaacGTCTTTCGTCTGTTGAACACAGCTTTCGGCCTGGTGCACATGTCCGCTCACAGCTCTCTGGTCTGCCCCTTGTCCTTGGGCAGGAGCCTGGGGCTGCGACCTGAGCCTCCGGTCACCTTCCCTCACCTACAGTATGAC GCCACTCTGCCCTTCCACTGCGCAGCCGTGCTGGCTACAACCCTCGACACCGTCACTGTTCCTTACCGCCTGCGTTCCTCGCCAGTTTCCATGGCTCACCTGGCCGATCTGCTGAACTTCTCTGGGAAGAAG GTGGTGACGGCAGCAGCAACCATCCCCTTCCCCTTGGTCCCAGGCCAGTCCCTTCCTGATGCCCTGGTGCAGCTCGGAGGACCCGCGGCGTGgaccccactctctgcctgcggGGGTCCTTGTGGGACGCGCTGCTTTGCCCTGTCAGTGGTACTGCGGGGTCTAGACGGAGCGCGCCACACCAG CCGGCTTGCCCCGGGGACAGCTCTGCCTTCCCCGCTCCACGCGTGCACCACTGGGGAGGACGTCTTGGCCCAGTATTTGCAGCAGCAGGAGCCCAGAGTCAGGAG CTCTGCCCATCTGCTGCTGGCGCCCTGCAACGTGGTCCCCCCGTACCCCCGCCTGTTCTCCCCAAGCCTCAGCCAACACGGGCTGGTTCTGGATGGCTCGCCGCCTGGGGCAG CCGTGGAGAGCATCCCAGTTCTCGgggccctctgctcctcttctaCCCTGAGCCAGACCCTGGGAGACTTGGCTAGAGACCTCAGCACACTGGACGTGCGGCGCTGGGCCAGCTTCCTGGATGCCGGAGTGGAGCAGGCGGACGTGGAGGAGGCGCTGGAGGAGCTGGGCAGTCTGGCCCAGTGCTACCGGGGAGAGGACAGCCTCACGGACTAA
- the MSTO1 gene encoding protein misato homolog 1 isoform X4 → MIHKYNHDGEAGRLEAFGQGESILKEPRYLEELEDRLHFYVEECDFLQGFQILCDLHNGFSGVGAKATELLQDEYSGRGIITWGLLPGPYSLREPQKNVFRLLNTAFGLVHMSAHSSLVCPLSLGRSLGLRPEPPVTFPHLQYDATLPFHCAAVLATTLDTVTVPYRLRSSPVSMAHLADLLNFSGKKVVTAAATIPFPLVPGQSLPDALVQLGGPAAWTPLSACGGPCGTRCFALSVVLRGLDGARHTSRLAPGTALPSPLHACTTGEDVLAQYLQQQEPRVRSSAHLLLAPCNVVPPYPRLFSPSLSQHGLVLDGSPPGAAVESIPVLGALCSSSTLSQTLGDLARDLSTLDVRRWASFLDAGVEQADVEEALEELGSLAQCYRGEDSLTD, encoded by the exons ATGATTCACAAGTACAACCACGATGG GGAAGCAGGTCGCCTGGAGGCTTTTGGCCAAGGCGAGAGCATCCTGAAGGAGCCCAGGTAcctggaggagctggaggacAGGCTGCATTTCTATGTGGAGGAGTGTGACTTCCTGCAG GGTTTCCAGATCCTGTGTGACCTGCACAATGGCTTCTCTGGGGTAGGCGCCAAGGCCACAGAGTTGCTACAGGACGAGTATTCAGGGCGGGGAATAATAACCTGGGGCCTGCTCCCCGGCCCCTACAGTCTCCGG gagccccagaaaaacGTCTTTCGTCTGTTGAACACAGCTTTCGGCCTGGTGCACATGTCCGCTCACAGCTCTCTGGTCTGCCCCTTGTCCTTGGGCAGGAGCCTGGGGCTGCGACCTGAGCCTCCGGTCACCTTCCCTCACCTACAGTATGAC GCCACTCTGCCCTTCCACTGCGCAGCCGTGCTGGCTACAACCCTCGACACCGTCACTGTTCCTTACCGCCTGCGTTCCTCGCCAGTTTCCATGGCTCACCTGGCCGATCTGCTGAACTTCTCTGGGAAGAAG GTGGTGACGGCAGCAGCAACCATCCCCTTCCCCTTGGTCCCAGGCCAGTCCCTTCCTGATGCCCTGGTGCAGCTCGGAGGACCCGCGGCGTGgaccccactctctgcctgcggGGGTCCTTGTGGGACGCGCTGCTTTGCCCTGTCAGTGGTACTGCGGGGTCTAGACGGAGCGCGCCACACCAG CCGGCTTGCCCCGGGGACAGCTCTGCCTTCCCCGCTCCACGCGTGCACCACTGGGGAGGACGTCTTGGCCCAGTATTTGCAGCAGCAGGAGCCCAGAGTCAGGAG CTCTGCCCATCTGCTGCTGGCGCCCTGCAACGTGGTCCCCCCGTACCCCCGCCTGTTCTCCCCAAGCCTCAGCCAACACGGGCTGGTTCTGGATGGCTCGCCGCCTGGGGCAG CCGTGGAGAGCATCCCAGTTCTCGgggccctctgctcctcttctaCCCTGAGCCAGACCCTGGGAGACTTGGCTAGAGACCTCAGCACACTGGACGTGCGGCGCTGGGCCAGCTTCCTGGATGCCGGAGTGGAGCAGGCGGACGTGGAGGAGGCGCTGGAGGAGCTGGGCAGTCTGGCCCAGTGCTACCGGGGAGAGGACAGCCTCACGGACTAA